Proteins encoded within one genomic window of Mya arenaria isolate MELC-2E11 chromosome 13, ASM2691426v1:
- the LOC128213266 gene encoding alpha-1,3/1,6-mannosyltransferase ALG2-like, with the protein MTKVVFLHPDLGIGGAEKAVIDAAIALKSRGHKVEFVTAHHDPSHCFQETKDGNLKVTVAGDWLPRSVFGRFYALCAYFRMIYAAIFLVFFSDISYDVIFCDQISACLPVLRCSNAKVIFYCHFPDMLLAKHDSFLKKIYRAPIDLVEEWTTGMAHCILVNSKFTASVFKKTFNSLTRCSPAVLYPIPDFSAFQKPIEPPTDNLLPSHKKMVFLSINRYERKKNLALAVQAFGQLKERISKSEGDSIHLVMAGGYDERVTENKEHYLELRLLCEKLGITDDVTFLRSISDSQKRTLLNHCDCLLYTPDKEHFGIVPIEAMFMRCPVIACNSGGPLETVVDGKTGFLREGRPDQFAEAMERIVDEPELSKTMGEAGKKHVELKFSFKTFTDQLDNIVLDLIS; encoded by the exons atgacaaaagtagTATTTCTTCATCCTGATCTAGGGATCGGTGGCGCAGAAAAGGCTGTGATAGACGCTGCAATAGCTTTGAAATCTAGGGGACATAAGGTGGAATTTGTGACAGCTCATCACGATCCGTCCCACTGTTTTCAGGAAACGAAAGATGGCAATCTGAAAGTGACAGTCGCTGGAGACTGGTTGCCACGAAGCGTTTTTGGACGCTTTTATGCATTATGTGCTTACTTCCGGATGATATATGCTGCCATTTTCCTTGTATTTTTCAGTGACATTTCGTatgatgtaatattttgtgaCCAAATCTCTGCTTGTTTACCTGTTTTACGATGTTCCAATGCTAAGGTGATATTTTATTGTCACTTCCCAGACATGCTTTTGGCTAAGCATGATAGTTTTCTTAAGAAGATTTACAGAGCACCAATAGATTTAGTGGAGGAATGGACAACTGGAATGGCACATTGCATCTTAGTAAACAGTAAATTTACAG CTTCTGTCTTCAAGAAAACATTCAACAGTTTGACAAGATGTAGCCCAGCTGTTTTGTACCCAATACCAGACTTCTCAGCATTTCAAAAGCCTATCGAACCGCCAACTGACAATCTGCTGCCTTCTCACAAAAAAATGGTGTTTCTTTCTATCAACAGATATGAAAGGAAAAAGAATCTTGCTTTGGCTGTACAAGCTTTTg GTCAGTTAAAAGAGAGAATTTCAAAGTCAGAAGGAGACAGCATTCATCTTGTAATGGCCGGAGGTTACGATGAAAGAgttacagaaaataaagaacattaCCTAGAGCTTCGGCTTCTTTGTGAAAAACTTGGCATCACAGATGATGTTACTTTCCTTCGCTCAATTAGTGACTCTCAGAAACGGACTCTTCTCAATCATTGTGACTGTCTGTTGTACACTCCTGACAAAGAACACTTTGGTATAGTTCCAATAGAGGCAATGTTCATGAGATGCCCAGTAATAGCCTGTAACAGTGGAGGCCCACTTGAAACAGTTGTTGATGGTAAAACAGGCTTTCTCAGGGAGGGTAGGCCAGATCAGTTTGCAGAAGCAATGGAGCGAATTGTTGATGAACCGGagttatcaaaaacaatggGTGAAGctggaaaaaaacatgttgaacTAAAATTCTCCTTTAAAACCTTTACTGATCAGTTGGATAACATTGTGCTTGACTTGATCAGCTAA
- the LOC128214928 gene encoding uncharacterized protein LOC128214928, translating into MSTLVVDPSIKGGKSFVNEDVGCRRMDTSLLFPRQQSFGMDSGRSNSDGHPSPPQKSRFESDRSVESYMPSDDDFETDSKDENDDSVFIENENQPKTNFILLDRIPKPVFRSLPISSSYTDNDDGPLDLRSKLCRRLSDFSTDTTLSRKPGNRRVYTNSRERWRQQNVNTAFSDLRRLLPTHPPDKKLSKSEILRFAIRYIRLLRKVVEYQENNSVTEDAENGSNQRWTKGDQVEIRTECSEHGRITSNTSLASDVSSSPEYYRDSYCEED; encoded by the coding sequence ATGTCGACTTTGGTAGTGGATCCGAGCATAAAAGGAGGTAAATCGTTTGTGAATGAAGACGTTGGTTGTCGCAGGATGGACACTTCCCTGCTGTTCCCGAGACAACAAAGCTTTGGTATGGATTCGGGGCGATCGAACAGTGACGGTCACCCCTCGCCACCACAGAAGTCAAGGTTTGAAAGCGACAGGTCTGTTGAATCTTATATGCCGTCAGATGACGATTTCGAGACGGACAGTAAAGACGAAAACGACGATAGCGTCTTTATCGAGAACGAGAATCAGCCAAAAACTAACTTTATACTGCTGGATAGAATTCCGAAACCTGTGTTTAGATCTTTGCCGATTTCTAGTTCGTACACGGATAACGATGACGGTCCATTAGATTTAAGAAGTAAACTCTGTCGGAGACTAAGCGACTTTTCAACGGATACAACCCTGTCTAGAAAGCCAGGTAACCGCCGAGTGTATACTAACAGCCGTGAACGCTGGCGTCAACAAAACGTCAACACCGCGTTCAGCGACTTACGTCGTCTTTTGCCTACTCATCCTCCAGACAAGAAACTGAGTAAGAGTGAAATTCTTCGATTTGCAATACGCTACATCCGGCTTCTGAGAAAGGTTGTCGAATACCAGGAAAATAATAGCGTCACTGAGGATGCCGAAAATGGAAGTAATCAGAGATGGACAAAGGGTGACCAAGTAGAAATTCGCACCGAATGTAGCGAACACGGCAGAATAACGTCAAACACGTCCTTAGCGTCCGACGTCTCTTCATCACCAGAATATTACCGCGACAGTTATTGTGAGGAGGATTAA